One genomic region from Halobacteriovorax vibrionivorans encodes:
- a CDS encoding acyl-CoA dehydrogenase family protein codes for MNNSKGLAMNDMQKEIVEGLKRFRLEKIEPLMEHDDFEGKFRMEIFNELGELGFTGMTASEEYGGLDLPCQDYSYALEEIAKSSVAYAVTISVSSMVQTIINTFGNKEQKEKYLPPLTSGQAIGAFALSESGAGSDAASLKTTAKKVEGGYILNGSKLWITSGGIAKTYVVMARTGGEGAKGVSAFIVEDGTEGFTYGKKEKKMGWNISPTRELLFENCFIPEENLLQKEGEGFKVAMSGLDKGRVAIGSISVGCAGRALDEAIKYSLERQQFKQAIFDFQGLQFMMADMACDVEAARLLVQAAAKSIDDGKSNQKLASMAKMRASDTAMKVTTDAVQILGGVGYTKEYPVERFMRDAKVLQIVEGTNQIQKVVISRQLKKEYGQ; via the coding sequence ATGAACAATTCTAAAGGTTTAGCTATGAATGATATGCAAAAAGAAATCGTTGAAGGCCTAAAGCGCTTTCGCCTAGAAAAAATAGAACCTCTAATGGAGCACGATGACTTTGAAGGTAAATTCCGTATGGAAATCTTCAACGAACTTGGAGAACTTGGCTTTACAGGAATGACAGCTTCAGAAGAATACGGTGGATTAGATTTACCATGTCAGGATTATAGTTACGCACTTGAAGAGATTGCAAAATCATCAGTTGCCTATGCTGTAACAATCTCAGTTTCATCAATGGTACAAACGATTATCAATACTTTTGGAAACAAAGAACAAAAAGAAAAATACCTACCTCCTCTAACGAGTGGTCAGGCCATTGGTGCCTTTGCCCTATCAGAGTCAGGAGCAGGCTCAGATGCAGCAAGTTTGAAAACTACAGCTAAGAAAGTTGAAGGTGGATATATCCTTAACGGTTCAAAGCTTTGGATCACTTCAGGTGGAATTGCTAAAACTTATGTTGTCATGGCAAGAACTGGTGGAGAAGGAGCAAAAGGCGTTTCTGCATTCATCGTTGAAGATGGAACAGAAGGTTTTACTTACGGTAAGAAAGAAAAAAAGATGGGTTGGAATATCTCTCCGACTCGTGAACTACTTTTCGAAAATTGTTTTATCCCTGAAGAAAACCTGCTTCAAAAAGAAGGTGAAGGTTTTAAAGTTGCCATGAGTGGGCTTGATAAAGGTCGTGTTGCGATTGGCTCAATCTCAGTTGGTTGTGCTGGGCGTGCTCTTGATGAAGCAATTAAATATTCATTAGAAAGACAGCAATTTAAACAGGCTATTTTTGACTTCCAGGGACTACAATTCATGATGGCCGATATGGCCTGTGATGTAGAAGCTGCAAGACTACTAGTTCAAGCAGCAGCTAAATCAATTGATGATGGAAAGTCTAATCAAAAACTTGCTTCAATGGCAAAAATGCGCGCAAGTGATACGGCCATGAAAGTAACAACTGATGCCGTCCAGATCCTTGGTGGTGTTGGTTATACGAAAGAATATCCAGTTGAGCGTTTCATGAGAGATGCTAAGGTTCTTCAGATCGTTGAAGGGACTAATCAGATTCAAAAAGTTGTTATTTCAAGACAACTTAAAAAGGAATATGGGCAATAA
- a CDS encoding glucose-6-phosphate isomerase (catalyzes the formation of D-fructose 6-phosphate from D-glucose 6-phosphate), with product MQIEFNSYIQESDKTDLIQKEVDNFLASERFDFVKTLSDKKYQNQCHTIFERFKDRSHFVQIGIGGSSLGPEMLISALSKNTDRTFHFINNIDPDKTAQQINQINFKDALFYVVSKSGGTAETLASFAIMVNELKSHGVKESELANYFVFASDPSTSQLRELGDDLGITTLDIPTNVGGRFSVLTPVGLLPALFAEIDIEELCRSAFSFGSELSNLDSFKKAVSMILNHHENGYDQTVFMPYSSRLRDLSFWFIQLWAESLGKKDKDGKRVGLTPIPSYGATDQHSQMQLFMEGPLNKVMLLINIKESEHDLKLENQFDHPKLQKLSGFTLKNLMDSEFFGTKKALEEQNVPHIVFNINKLNEENLAKLVIFFEFLTAVTGFCLKIDPFNQPGVEAGKIYSFEWLHNL from the coding sequence ATGCAAATCGAATTTAATTCATATATCCAAGAATCTGATAAGACAGATTTAATCCAAAAGGAAGTTGATAACTTTCTTGCATCGGAACGTTTCGATTTTGTTAAAACGCTATCTGATAAAAAATATCAAAATCAATGTCATACTATCTTTGAACGCTTTAAAGATCGCTCACACTTTGTTCAAATTGGTATTGGTGGAAGTTCACTTGGGCCAGAAATGTTAATCTCGGCACTATCAAAGAATACAGACCGCACATTTCATTTTATAAATAATATCGACCCAGATAAAACTGCTCAGCAAATCAATCAGATTAATTTTAAAGATGCCCTTTTCTATGTTGTATCAAAGTCTGGTGGAACTGCTGAAACACTCGCATCATTTGCCATTATGGTTAATGAGCTCAAAAGTCATGGTGTAAAAGAAAGTGAGCTTGCTAATTACTTTGTCTTTGCCAGTGACCCATCAACATCTCAATTAAGAGAGCTTGGTGATGACCTTGGAATTACAACTTTAGATATCCCAACAAATGTTGGTGGCCGCTTCAGTGTTCTTACTCCTGTAGGATTACTACCTGCTCTATTTGCCGAAATTGATATCGAAGAATTATGTCGTAGTGCTTTTTCATTTGGAAGTGAATTATCAAATCTTGATAGCTTCAAAAAAGCGGTATCCATGATTTTAAATCATCATGAAAATGGTTATGACCAAACTGTCTTTATGCCTTATTCAAGCCGCTTAAGAGACCTTTCGTTTTGGTTTATTCAGCTGTGGGCAGAGAGTCTTGGGAAAAAAGACAAAGATGGAAAAAGAGTTGGACTAACACCAATTCCAAGCTACGGTGCAACAGACCAACACTCACAGATGCAATTATTCATGGAAGGCCCACTTAATAAAGTGATGCTTCTAATAAATATCAAAGAAAGTGAGCACGATTTAAAATTAGAAAATCAATTTGATCACCCAAAACTTCAAAAGCTCAGTGGATTCACTTTGAAGAATTTAATGGATTCAGAGTTTTTTGGAACAAAGAAAGCACTTGAAGAACAAAACGTTCCACATATTGTTTTTAATATAAATAAACTTAATGAAGAAAACTTGGCCAAACTAGTTATATTTTTTGAATTTTTAACGGCCGTCACAGGTTTTTGCCTAAAGATTGACCCTTTTAATCAACCAGGAGTTGAGGCCGGGAAAATATATAGTTTTGAATGGCTTCATAACCTATGA
- a CDS encoding GGDEF domain-containing protein, with protein MSDDATLVLTDIKAALASANKEAEDKPAALLVVGGELNGTLFDLTEQELTVGRSAKCEIPLEFNGISREHFKLNATEEGYNVEDLGSRNGTFLNNSKIEAPTELQKGDIIKMGAIALKYLPKGDPERLTYDKLQLEANTDGLTSCYNKSYFNKKLDLEVKKSKVTGTPLSLIVFDLDHFKKLNDNYGHDAGDYVLKELAEVIRTNGIRETDIFARYGGEEFVVLLPKTNIKQSYEIAERLRKAVETHDFIYDDNKLPVTASIGVSDYRQGVSSGTDLFKRADAAVYKSKEGGRNQVNFYRD; from the coding sequence ATGAGTGATGACGCTACTCTAGTTTTAACTGATATTAAAGCAGCCTTAGCTTCGGCAAATAAAGAAGCTGAAGATAAGCCAGCGGCCCTTCTTGTAGTAGGAGGAGAACTCAACGGAACTCTTTTTGATCTTACAGAACAAGAACTTACTGTTGGCCGAAGTGCAAAGTGTGAAATCCCACTAGAGTTCAATGGTATCTCTAGAGAGCACTTTAAGCTTAACGCTACTGAAGAAGGTTATAATGTAGAAGACCTTGGTTCACGTAATGGAACTTTTTTAAATAATAGTAAAATCGAAGCTCCTACTGAACTTCAAAAAGGTGACATTATTAAAATGGGTGCTATTGCACTTAAGTATCTCCCAAAAGGAGACCCAGAGAGGCTTACTTACGACAAGCTTCAACTAGAAGCTAATACAGATGGATTAACTTCTTGTTATAATAAGTCATACTTTAATAAGAAACTTGATTTAGAAGTAAAGAAATCAAAAGTAACGGGAACTCCCCTATCTTTAATTGTTTTCGATCTAGACCATTTCAAAAAACTTAATGATAACTACGGACACGATGCTGGTGATTATGTTTTAAAAGAGCTAGCTGAAGTTATTCGTACAAATGGAATTAGAGAAACAGATATTTTTGCTCGTTATGGTGGTGAAGAATTTGTTGTTTTACTTCCAAAAACTAATATTAAACAATCATACGAAATTGCTGAGCGCCTAAGAAAGGCAGTTGAAACTCACGATTTTATTTACGACGATAATAAGTTGCCTGTAACTGCATCTATTGGCGTTTCCGACTACAGACAAGGAGTTAGTAGCGGGACAGATCTTTTTAAAAGAGCCGATGCTGCTGTCTACAAATCCAAGGAGGGAGGAAGAAACCAGGTTAATTTCTATCGCGACTAG
- the mutL gene encoding DNA mismatch repair endonuclease MutL, whose product MEIIENTKNRINLLPEHLIDQIKAGEVVERPANVLKELLENSIDANSSKVRVTILNNGLDLIAIEDNGDGMFFDELPYAFCRHATSKINNFEDIYRLNTFGFRGEALASISSVARISCHSAPRANPEQGAKFVIHGAQTVEHSKYASHKCGTSTYVKDLFFNTPVRLKFVKSGQSEKNALKRVINSFLINYPHVEFAITWEDNDPEIYRAQDDIKTRIGEIFKKKSRKHRPEIFDTDGEYLGSHCKMYISKDSSKGYSGKQQYLFVNNRLFTDKKLHQIIIRNMEKIWQPGQTGDYIMQLHVPENEIDVNVHPNKTIIKFLKANEIFSLTSATAKKLISENEDKVELNTLAIDEEETNLNSLSNSLFNTGFSGHIESNSNQSSLDLSRFQQEIDGHGQSSLFDSGVQHELTICALGDNLFLLSHIDRGAYFLDAQNLIEKLMEVVDLDKMTPLLISEPISYDQKEMENLPQYFKFGFEVDRLDEHTCVLRSVSHLFEDLPYAKMCENLLNGEEIIKDVFIQGSDIRKLLSIIPFYDLVELKLAKTISAKKLKKLLK is encoded by the coding sequence ATGGAAATAATAGAAAATACTAAAAATAGAATTAACCTTCTTCCTGAACACTTAATTGATCAAATCAAGGCCGGTGAGGTTGTCGAGCGCCCGGCCAATGTTCTAAAAGAATTACTAGAAAACTCAATCGATGCAAATTCGAGTAAGGTTCGAGTTACCATTTTAAATAATGGCCTTGATCTTATTGCTATTGAAGATAATGGTGATGGTATGTTCTTTGATGAACTACCCTACGCTTTTTGTCGTCACGCAACTTCTAAAATTAATAACTTTGAAGATATATATCGCCTAAATACCTTTGGCTTCCGTGGCGAGGCACTTGCTTCAATTTCATCTGTTGCAAGAATCTCATGTCACTCCGCTCCTCGCGCGAATCCTGAACAGGGAGCTAAATTTGTTATTCATGGCGCGCAAACTGTCGAGCATTCAAAATATGCAAGTCACAAATGTGGAACTTCTACATATGTAAAAGATTTATTCTTCAACACTCCTGTACGATTGAAGTTTGTAAAATCAGGTCAGAGTGAAAAGAATGCACTTAAACGTGTAATCAATTCATTTCTTATCAACTACCCTCACGTTGAATTTGCGATTACATGGGAAGATAATGACCCTGAAATATATAGAGCGCAAGATGATATAAAAACTCGAATAGGCGAAATATTTAAAAAGAAAAGTCGAAAACATCGCCCTGAGATATTTGATACTGATGGAGAATATCTTGGATCTCACTGTAAAATGTATATCTCTAAAGACTCGTCTAAAGGATATAGCGGGAAACAACAGTATCTCTTCGTCAATAATCGACTCTTCACAGACAAGAAGCTTCATCAAATTATCATTCGAAATATGGAAAAGATTTGGCAACCAGGTCAAACTGGTGACTATATCATGCAATTACATGTTCCAGAAAATGAGATCGATGTAAATGTACACCCAAATAAAACGATTATTAAATTCTTAAAAGCAAACGAGATTTTTTCTTTAACCAGCGCCACTGCAAAGAAGTTAATCTCAGAAAATGAAGATAAAGTAGAACTCAATACACTTGCTATTGATGAAGAAGAAACAAATTTAAACTCACTTTCAAATAGTTTATTTAATACAGGATTTTCTGGGCATATCGAATCAAACTCTAATCAATCGAGTTTAGATCTCTCTCGCTTTCAACAAGAAATCGATGGCCATGGTCAAAGCTCTTTATTTGACTCTGGTGTTCAGCACGAATTAACAATTTGTGCTCTTGGAGATAATTTATTTCTCTTAAGTCACATTGATCGCGGAGCATACTTTCTGGATGCACAGAATTTAATAGAGAAACTAATGGAAGTAGTGGATCTCGATAAGATGACTCCTCTTCTTATTTCTGAGCCAATTTCATATGATCAAAAAGAGATGGAAAACCTTCCGCAATACTTTAAATTCGGCTTTGAAGTTGACCGACTAGATGAACATACATGTGTTCTTCGCTCCGTCTCTCACCTCTTTGAGGACCTCCCTTATGCAAAGATGTGTGAAAATTTATTAAACGGTGAAGAGATTATAAAAGATGTCTTCATTCAAGGAAGTGATATTAGAAAGCTTTTATCCATCATTCCTTTCTACGATCTTGTGGAATTAAAACTCGCTAAAACCATTAGTGCAAAAAAACTGAAGAAGTTACTCAAATGA
- the miaA gene encoding tRNA (adenosine(37)-N6)-dimethylallyltransferase MiaA, producing the protein MTNKLILILGPTASGKTGLSIDLAKKIGTEKCHVINFDSVLFYNELNIGSAKPDEKEMDGVTHHLVSISPITQELNASDFVELAKNKINELHKKGIVPILVGGSAFYLRSLIRGMYDSPTTDESIQEEAKKLYEESGMEAIVNYLLKNDPESLENLHENDHYRRIRAYEYHRMTGKKISDQKKSADEAGAYDFSKNIHGWDTLNICLDLPKEEHWEIILKRTKDMLNQGLIDEVFQIMKDPAHHKELKALKTIGYKETIQFLDGEIKDHLELCEKIYFATRRLAKSQKTFLKKVSPLNRFHPISERNDAIKLACNFINE; encoded by the coding sequence ATGACAAATAAATTAATTCTCATATTAGGTCCAACAGCTTCTGGAAAAACCGGATTAAGTATCGATCTCGCCAAGAAAATAGGTACTGAAAAATGCCATGTTATTAATTTTGACAGCGTCCTCTTCTACAATGAACTAAATATCGGTAGCGCCAAGCCAGACGAAAAAGAAATGGATGGTGTCACTCATCATCTGGTAAGCATCTCTCCTATCACACAGGAACTCAATGCTTCTGATTTTGTCGAACTTGCAAAGAATAAAATTAATGAACTCCATAAGAAAGGAATCGTTCCAATTTTAGTTGGAGGGAGTGCATTTTATCTACGAAGCCTTATTAGAGGAATGTATGACTCACCCACAACTGATGAGTCCATCCAAGAAGAAGCAAAGAAACTCTATGAAGAAAGTGGAATGGAGGCGATCGTTAACTACCTTTTAAAGAACGATCCTGAGTCTCTTGAAAACCTCCATGAGAATGACCACTATCGTAGAATTAGAGCTTATGAATATCATCGCATGACAGGTAAGAAGATTTCTGATCAAAAGAAAAGTGCTGATGAAGCAGGCGCATATGACTTCTCAAAGAATATTCATGGTTGGGATACCTTGAATATTTGTCTCGATCTTCCCAAGGAGGAGCATTGGGAAATTATCCTAAAACGTACCAAAGATATGCTTAACCAAGGCCTTATTGATGAAGTCTTTCAAATTATGAAAGACCCTGCCCATCACAAAGAACTAAAAGCATTAAAAACGATTGGATATAAAGAAACAATTCAATTTCTTGATGGTGAAATTAAGGATCATCTGGAATTATGCGAGAAAATTTATTTTGCAACGAGACGCTTAGCAAAGTCTCAAAAAACTTTCTTAAAGAAAGTTTCACCACTTAATCGATTTCATCCTATTAGTGAGCGAAATGATGCCATTAAACTTGCCTGTAACTTCATAAATGAATAA
- a CDS encoding pyruvate, water dikinase regulatory protein translates to MKIIIISDGTGSTAKAISRAAMTQFPESEVFYTGFKNVRTKEQIKSIFDEAAIHHDLVIYTIVSAELREYTKDISMKKHVRSLDLMGPVLTTFSNYFHQEPKSEPGLLHAVNSEYFDRVAAMEFTLNHDDGRNVETLHLADVILVGISRTSKTPLSVYLSQHGIKVVNIPIINGQELPKELYEIDQRKIFALTIDPEALYSIRKNRLNKLGATEHTGDYADTNKVIEEIEWANQIFNKNKRWPVFDVTDRALEETATDIMKLLQMRKNNIFKQLMSESDE, encoded by the coding sequence ATGAAAATTATTATTATTTCTGATGGAACGGGATCAACTGCAAAGGCCATTAGCCGTGCGGCAATGACACAATTCCCAGAAAGTGAAGTCTTCTACACTGGTTTTAAAAATGTTCGAACAAAAGAACAAATCAAATCAATCTTTGATGAAGCAGCGATTCATCATGATCTCGTCATCTATACAATTGTCTCAGCTGAATTAAGAGAATATACAAAAGATATTTCAATGAAAAAGCATGTTAGATCCCTAGACCTTATGGGACCTGTCTTAACAACTTTTTCAAACTACTTTCACCAAGAGCCAAAAAGTGAACCAGGTCTACTTCATGCGGTGAACTCTGAATACTTTGATCGAGTTGCGGCCATGGAGTTTACTCTAAATCATGACGATGGAAGAAATGTTGAAACTCTTCATCTGGCAGATGTAATCTTAGTTGGTATTTCTCGTACTTCGAAAACACCACTTTCAGTGTACCTCTCTCAACATGGTATTAAAGTTGTTAATATCCCAATCATTAATGGACAAGAACTTCCTAAAGAACTTTATGAAATCGATCAAAGAAAAATCTTTGCTCTAACAATTGATCCTGAAGCTCTTTATTCAATTCGTAAAAATCGTTTAAATAAACTTGGGGCAACAGAGCACACTGGTGACTATGCCGATACAAATAAAGTTATCGAAGAGATCGAATGGGCCAATCAAATCTTTAATAAGAATAAACGCTGGCCGGTTTTTGATGTTACCGACCGCGCTCTCGAAGAGACGGCCACTGATATTATGAAGTTGTTACAAATGCGAAAAAATAACATATTTAAACAACTTATGAGTGAGTCAGACGAATAA
- the rpsU gene encoding 30S ribosomal protein S21 yields the protein MSKDYSIKIEIDERLSAERALKKFKRYCEAFGVIREYRKRQEYKKPSIRNKEKLQAAEKRRKKTQTKYGRGSKI from the coding sequence ATGTCTAAAGATTACTCAATCAAAATCGAGATCGATGAAAGATTAAGTGCGGAAAGAGCTCTTAAGAAATTCAAGAGATACTGCGAAGCTTTCGGTGTTATTAGAGAATACAGAAAGAGACAAGAGTATAAGAAACCTTCTATTAGAAATAAAGAGAAGCTACAAGCTGCTGAGAAGAGAAGAAAGAAAACTCAGACGAAGTACGGTAGAGGTTCTAAAATCTAA
- a CDS encoding replication-associated recombination protein A yields MQQGLFNAPDSKSTPLAHQVRPESRQDYEGFDALAKRFPFLRGENIPSLIIWGPPGSGKTTLAKVLGHEINANFYEFSAVLSGVADLKKLIHKAQEESQDYQRKSIIFIDEIHRFNKAQQDALLPHVEQGSFILIGATTENPRRSVNRALLSRMKIIELKSFSTEKIRSLITKTVEKLERKLSKEHLDLICDYANGDARIALGSLEVIYSLDEDVDFETVKNIIKENSRNFDAGGDRHYDVISAFIKSMRGSDPNSAILWLAVMLDGGEDPVFIARRLVIFASEDVGNADLNALTVATNALHVVQNIGMPEARITLAQATTYLASTVKSNAAYMAINEALAYVEDSQTIEVPEHLKNFPDKYHKVKYQYPHSFDGSFVRQQYSPEGTPKFYHPKEIGVENNIKKRLSELWGD; encoded by the coding sequence ATGCAACAAGGTTTATTTAACGCACCAGATTCTAAATCAACTCCTCTCGCTCATCAGGTAAGGCCTGAAAGCAGGCAAGACTACGAAGGGTTTGACGCACTTGCTAAGCGTTTTCCTTTCTTACGTGGCGAAAATATACCTTCATTAATAATATGGGGACCTCCAGGTAGTGGGAAAACGACTTTGGCGAAGGTTTTAGGCCATGAAATCAATGCTAATTTCTATGAATTCAGTGCCGTTCTCTCTGGTGTGGCAGACCTTAAGAAACTCATTCATAAGGCCCAAGAAGAGTCTCAGGACTACCAAAGAAAATCGATTATCTTTATCGATGAAATTCATCGTTTCAATAAGGCCCAGCAAGATGCTCTACTTCCACACGTTGAACAAGGAAGTTTCATCTTAATTGGTGCAACAACTGAAAATCCCCGACGCAGTGTAAATCGTGCACTCCTATCTCGAATGAAAATCATTGAGCTAAAATCTTTTTCCACAGAAAAGATCCGCTCTCTTATTACGAAAACAGTTGAAAAGCTAGAGCGTAAACTTTCAAAAGAACACCTTGATCTTATTTGCGATTACGCTAATGGCGATGCACGTATAGCTCTAGGAAGCTTAGAGGTTATCTATTCTCTTGATGAGGATGTGGATTTTGAAACAGTAAAAAATATCATCAAAGAAAATTCACGAAACTTTGATGCCGGTGGAGACCGTCACTATGATGTTATCTCGGCCTTTATAAAGAGTATGAGAGGAAGCGATCCTAACTCGGCCATTTTATGGCTTGCTGTTATGCTTGATGGTGGAGAAGATCCTGTCTTTATTGCAAGAAGACTCGTCATTTTTGCCAGTGAAGATGTCGGAAACGCCGATCTAAATGCACTAACAGTGGCAACAAATGCTCTTCATGTCGTTCAAAATATCGGTATGCCTGAAGCACGTATTACACTGGCCCAGGCAACAACTTATTTAGCAAGCACAGTAAAGAGCAATGCTGCCTACATGGCCATAAACGAGGCCCTCGCTTACGTAGAAGACTCTCAAACAATTGAAGTTCCAGAGCACTTAAAGAACTTTCCCGATAAATACCATAAAGTGAAATATCAATATCCACATAGCTTTGATGGATCATTTGTCAGACAACAATACTCTCCAGAAGGTACGCCTAAGTTTTATCACCCAAAAGAAATTGGTGTGGAAAATAATATTAAGAAGCGTTTATCTGAGCTGTGGGGAGATTAA
- a CDS encoding endonuclease I family protein — MKFTIAVATLLFALTTNATELNNYYPKETELHLSMKSNNSEALKEHLFDVLNSMHQETNGRDLLGCDSNKRGKCYRQRSLGYKGARKVLFGKLHLQEDNNGYFIEDVYCQKKLRRRQTRSMGPGQIPNSNVLNCEHTWPQSKFSRRFSKGLQKSDLHHLYPTDSRANSVRGNYEFDNVDGFPVDYENCTASQTQGNGAFEPPAKHKGNVARALFYFSVRYDIQISSHQEQVLREWDKQDPIDAEELKRNETIFRVQNNRNPFIDIPNLADRISDF; from the coding sequence ATGAAATTCACTATCGCAGTAGCAACACTACTTTTCGCACTTACGACTAACGCAACAGAATTAAACAACTACTATCCAAAAGAAACTGAACTTCACCTATCAATGAAATCAAATAATAGTGAAGCTCTAAAAGAGCATCTTTTTGATGTACTAAATTCAATGCACCAAGAAACAAATGGTCGTGACCTATTAGGATGTGACTCAAATAAAAGAGGAAAGTGCTATAGACAAAGAAGCCTTGGTTATAAAGGTGCTAGAAAAGTTCTTTTCGGAAAGCTACACCTACAAGAAGATAACAATGGATATTTCATTGAAGATGTTTACTGCCAAAAGAAACTTAGAAGACGTCAAACACGTTCAATGGGACCAGGACAAATCCCTAATTCAAATGTTTTAAACTGTGAGCACACTTGGCCACAATCAAAATTCTCAAGAAGATTTTCAAAAGGTCTTCAAAAATCAGACCTTCACCACCTATACCCAACAGATTCAAGAGCGAACTCAGTAAGAGGAAATTATGAATTTGATAATGTTGATGGTTTCCCTGTAGATTATGAGAACTGTACAGCTTCTCAAACTCAAGGAAATGGTGCTTTCGAGCCACCTGCAAAACACAAAGGAAATGTTGCAAGAGCACTTTTCTACTTCTCTGTAAGATACGATATCCAAATCTCAAGTCACCAAGAACAAGTACTTAGAGAGTGGGATAAGCAAGATCCAATCGATGCTGAAGAACTAAAAAGAAATGAAACAATCTTTAGAGTTCAAAACAACAGAAACCCATTCATCGATATTCCAAACCTTGCTGACAGAATCAGTGATTTCTAG
- a CDS encoding class I SAM-dependent methyltransferase: protein MFQFIRNLLNQKGFNAKAKRAFTNYYRFARESKSYLSYCNKMHGIECFMQNNLSKKQFEALTAHFKPNMKVLDIGCGTGDLTEYFAKNYKLKAKGMDLVESKFKYKEANFETTWLGENEYDLVISLDGFYMLNDLYRTLNKVMDSLKPKGKFVLTYTSERPFEKSRLGKALKKRKHDVKDFTQDDKVFNNKAKDLLEEMKSSFIEEGNSSLFHTKYNEIKKNVDSHQNGKMYRSLVTIYK, encoded by the coding sequence ATGTTTCAATTTATACGCAATCTATTAAATCAAAAAGGTTTTAACGCCAAGGCCAAACGAGCATTCACAAATTACTATCGCTTTGCAAGAGAGTCTAAATCGTATCTCTCTTATTGCAATAAGATGCATGGTATTGAGTGCTTCATGCAAAATAACCTTTCAAAAAAGCAATTTGAGGCCCTCACTGCACACTTTAAGCCCAATATGAAAGTTCTAGATATCGGCTGTGGAACTGGTGATCTCACCGAGTACTTTGCTAAGAATTATAAGTTAAAGGCCAAAGGAATGGACCTTGTCGAAAGTAAATTCAAATATAAAGAGGCCAATTTTGAAACAACATGGCTTGGAGAGAATGAGTATGACCTAGTCATCTCATTAGATGGCTTCTACATGCTAAATGACCTATATCGAACTCTTAATAAAGTAATGGATAGTCTTAAGCCAAAGGGAAAGTTTGTTCTTACCTACACCTCTGAGAGACCTTTTGAAAAATCTCGTCTTGGTAAGGCATTAAAAAAACGAAAACACGATGTAAAAGACTTCACTCAAGATGATAAGGTCTTCAACAATAAGGCAAAAGATCTTCTCGAAGAAATGAAGTCTTCTTTTATTGAAGAAGGTAATTCTAGTCTATTTCATACTAAGTACAACGAAATCAAGAAGAATGTTGATTCACACCAAAATGGAAAGATGTATCGTAGTCTAGTAACAATTTATAAGTAG